The genomic stretch GATCATGTCGATGGCGCCATGCTCCAGCAGGAACTCGCTGCGCTGGAAGCCTTCCGGCAGTTTTTCGCGCACGGTCTGCTCGATCACGCGCGGGCCCGCGAAGCCGATCAGGGCCTTCGGCTCACCGACGATCACGTCGCCGAGCATCGCCAGGCTGGCGGATACGCCGCCGTAGACAGGGTCGGTCAGCACGGAGATGAACGGGATGCCTTCTTCGCGCAGGCGAGCGAGCACCGCCGAGGTCTTGGCCATCTGCATCAGCGAGATCAGGGCTTCCTGCATGCGCGCGCCACCGGAGGCGGCGAAGCAGATCATCGGGCAACGGTTTTCCAGGGCGTAGTTGGCGGCGCGCACGAAACGCTCACCGACGATGGCGCCCATGGAACCGCCCATGAAGTTGAATTCGAACGCCGACACCACCACCGGCATGCCCAGCAGGGTGCCGCTCATAGAGATCAGGGCGTCTTTTTCGCCGGTCTGCTTCTGCGCAGCGGTCAGGCGGTCCTTGTACTTCTTGCCGTCGCGGAACTTCAGACGGTCGACCGGCTCCAGGTCGGCGCCCAGTTCGCTGCGGCCTTCGGCATCCAGGAAGATGTCGATGCGCGCACGTGCGCCGATGCGCATGTGGTGGTTGCACTTGGGGCAAACGTCCAGGGTCTTTTCCAGCTCGGGACGGTACAGCACAGCCTCGCAGGACGGGCACTTGTGCCACAGGCCTTCAGGCACCGAGCTCTTCTTGACCTCCGAACGCATGATCGAAGGGATCAGTTTGTCTACCAACCAGTTGCTCATGCTTTCTTTCTCCAGTACCGGCGGCCCGAACGCTCTGGTTCGCGGCCCCGCGTATGCCCTTCAGCTAAATTCATTGTGTGCGGCGATGACCGGTGGACTGCCGGGTCGGCGGGAAGCGACCTTGCGCGCAATCCAAACATCCTCAGCCGCGCCTGCTTGTTGCAAGTGCAGTTATGGACGGCGGCAGTCTGCCAGCCGTCACATCGGTGCTGCGTTGCCGCGTGCGGCGTTGATGAACGCCCGGATCCTGGCGTGATCCTTGATGCCCTTGCTCGCTTCCACCCCGCCGCTGACATCGACCGCATACGGCCGCACCCGGGCGACGGCGTCGGCGACGTTGTCCGGCGTCAGGCCGCCGGCGAGGATCAACGGCTTGCTCAAACCCTGCGGAATCAAAGACCAGTCGAACGCCTCGCCGGTTCCGCCCGGCACGCCTTCGACGTAGGTGTCGAGCAGCACGCCGCTGGCGCTCGGGTAGGCATCGCAGGCAGCGGCGATGTCGTCACCGGCCTTGACCCGCAGCGCCTTGATGTACGGCCGGTGCCAGCCTTCGCATTCGGCGGCGGTCTCGTCGCCATGGAACTGCAGCAGGTCCAGCGGCACGGCGTCGAGGATCTCCCCCAGTTCGCACCGGCTGGCGTTGACGAACAGGCCCACCGTGGTCACGAACGGCGGCAGCGCCCGGATGATCGCCCGCGCCTGCTGCACGGTCACCGCCCGCGGACTCTTGGCGTAGAACACGAAACCGATGGCGTCGGCCCCGGCCTCGACGGCCGCCAGCGCATCCTCTAAGCGGGTAATCCCGCAAATCTTGCTGCGAACGGCTGACATGTCGATAGAACCCCAAGGCAAATCCGTGAAAGTCCCGGATGGTAGCAAATGCATTCGAGGGCGTCAGCCGTCCAGTTCAGCGAAACCGGTCAGGAAATGCGGCCCGATGAAACGCTCCGGCAACGGGAACTCGTCGTGGTACTCGACCTGCACCAGATAGAGCCCGAACGGGTGCGCCGTCACCCCGCCGGAGCGCCGCTCACGGCTTTCCAGCACCTCTTTCATCCACTCCACGGGGCGCTCGCCGGCGCCGATGGTCATCAGCACCCCGGCGATGTTGCGCACCATGTGGTGCAGGAACGCGCTGGCGCGGATGTCGATCACGATCATCTTGCCGTGGCGGGTCACGCGCAGGTGATGGAGTTTCTTGACCGGCGACTTGGCCTGGCACTGGCCGGCGCGGAACGCGCTGAAATCGTGGGTGCCCACCAGGCACTGCGCCGCCTGCGCCATGCGCTCGACGTCCAGCGGACGGTGGTTCCAGGTGATTTCCTCATTGAGGTGCGCCGGACGGATCTGATCATTGTAGATCACGTAGCGGTAACGCCGGGCGACGGCCTTGAAGCGCGCATGGAAGTGGGCCGGCATCACCTGGGCCCAACTGACGCTGATGTCGTGGGGCAGATTGATGTTGGCGCCCATGACCCAGGCCTTCAGCGACCGCACGGCCTGCGTATCGAAGTGCACCACCTGCCCGCAGGCGTGCACCCCGGCGTCGGTGCGGCCGGCGCACTGGATCGCCACCGGCGAATCGGCGACCTTCGACAGAGCCTTTTCCAGCTCTTCCTGCACCGACGGCACGCCTGTGGCCTGGCGTTGCCAGCCGCGGTAGCGCGAACCTTTGTACTCAACGCCCAGGGCGATGCGGAAAAAGCCTTCGGGGGCCATTTCGGCGGCCGGGTTATCTATGTTTGCCAAAGCGGGACAGCCTGCAGATCCACAAAGGCGGGCATTATAAGGCCATGAATGGGGGATGCCAGAAAGTTCTCCAGCGGGTGTTCCGGCCTCATCGCGGGCAAGCCCGCTCCCACACTGACCGTATCGTGCACAAGACCTGTGGGAGCGGGCTTGCCCGCGATGAGGCCGGAACAGTCACCCAATGCCTGCCACCGAAACAAAAACGGCAGCCCCGATGGGCTGCCGTTCTCATTACCGCCGAACGCCGGATCAGGCCAGGTGCGAAAGCATCTCCCGGGCCTCGTTCTTCTGCTTGTCGTCACCCTCGCTGAGCACTTCGTTGAGGATGTCGCGCGCGCCGTCGTTGTCGCCCATGTCGATGTAGGCCTGGGCCAGGTCGAGCTTGGTGGCGGCCTCGTCGGTGCCGGAGAGGAAGTCGAAGTCATCCTCGCCCAGCTCACCGAGGTCACCGCCCATGGCCGCGTCAGCTTCGCTGAAGCTCGGCTCGCCGAGGCTCTGGGACAGGCGGTCCAGCTCTGCGTTGACGTCGTCCAGCTCGGCGGAGAACGCATCCGGTTCTGCAGGGGTCGCGTCCATTTCGTCCGCCAGGGACAGGTCGAAGTCCGCCGGCAGATCCAGCTCGTCGATCGGCGCCTGGGCCACGGCCGGCGCTTCGACCGGCGGCAGATCCTTCGCGCCGTCGTCCAGATCCAGCAGGAAATCGTCTTCGGCCAGCGTGGCCGGCGACGCTTCGGCGCCCAGGTCCAGGTCCAGGTCGAACTCCGGCAGGTCGTCGAGGTTTTCCTTGATTTCGGTCTGCTGCTGCAGCACGGACTCGAAACTCAGGTCGTCATCGGCCGGGAACTCGTCCAGCTCGACCGGCGCCTCGGGCTCGACGAGCGCAGCAGGCTCAGGCTCAACCACCGCCGCCGGCTCCACCGGTTTGATGTTGTCCAGATCGTCGAGACTCAGGTCGAACGCGCTGTCCAGCTCGTTGTCGGTTTCGGCCGGGGCCTGCGGCTCGTCGAGCAGCAGTTCCTTGACGTATTCGGCATCCAGCTCGGCGGCCATGGCCGCAGCGGCCAGCCCGGTGGCGGCGACGACCGCCATGGCCGGGAAGCGCTTCTTCAGCTCTTCGACCTTGGCGAAGTTCTCGCCGTTGGCGACCAGCTGACGCTCCTGACCGACGAACATGTCGCGGTCGCCCTGGCGGCCGTAGACTTCCATCAGCTTCAGGCGCAGATCGCTGCGCTGCGGCTCCAGGCTCACGCCCTCCTCCAGCAGCGCGGCGGCCTGGTTCAGGCGACCGCCGTCGATGTGCGACTGGGCCTTGGCCAGCACGTCATCGGTGCGCTCGGCCGCCGGCGCGACCAGCGGCGCGGCGATCGGCTGCGCCACCACGACAGGCTCGACGGCCGGGGCCGGGGCTGGCGTTGGGGCTGGCGCCGGAGCAGGTGCGGGGTTCAGCTTGACGCTCGCCGCCGGCGTTTCCAGGCCTTCGAAGCTGCTTTCCGGCAGATCGAGTTCAGGCTCGAAGGATTGCTCCTCCAGGGCCCGGGCCATGCGCAGGTGCTTCTCGGCTTCCTGCTGGGCCTTGCGCCGGCGGGCCAGCAGCAACAGCAGAAGCAGCAGGACGATGGCGCCGCCGCCGGCCAGACCCAGCAGGATCGGGTTGGTCAGCAGTTCGTTGAAGGCTTTGTCGTCATCGGCGGCCGGTTTCGGCTCGACCACAGGCTCGGCGGGCGCAGGCGCAGCCGCTTCGGGCGCCGGAGCGGCCGGGGCGATTTGCGCCGGGGCGACCGGCGGCGTGGTGGCCAGCTCGGCGGTGATGGCCGGCACCGGAGCCGGCGCAGGCGCAGCTTCCGGTGCGGCGGCCGGCGCAGCCCCTTCGGCCTGCATCTTCGCCAGTTGATTGTTCTTCAGTTCGATCAGGCGCTGCAGCTTGTCCAGCTGGCTCTGCAGGTCTGCCATGCGGCTTTTCAGCTCGGCATTGTCGCGACGGGTCGTGTCGAGGCTTTCCTGGGTCACCGCCAGCTTGTTGCTCAGGGCCTTGGCGTCGCCGGCCGGGCCTTTGCCGCGGGCCTTGCCGCTTTCGGCGGAGACCAGGCTCAGGTTGTCCTTGGGGTTCGGCGCAGCGCCCGCGTTGCTGCGGCCACGCTTGGTCGCGTCCAACTGCTGCTGGCCGCTGCCCGGCTTGGCCACGTAACGGCGACCCTGGCGCCAGGCGGTGTTCTGCGCCGCCACTTCGGCGATCGCCTTCGATTGCGGCAGCGCCGTGCTTTGCACCGAATCCGGCAGGCGCAGCACCTGGCCGGTCTTCAGGCGGTTGATGTTGCCGTCGATGAACGCATCCGGGTTGAGGGCCTGGATCGCCAGCATGGTCTGCTGCACCGATCCGCCGTTGCGCGCCTTGGCCGCGATTTCCCACAGGGTGTCGCGCGGCGTGGTGGTGTATTGCGCCGGATGGGTGGCGCCGGTGGTCGGCGCGGTGATGGTCTGCACCGGGGCCTGTTGGGCGGCGTCGGCGGTCTGCGGGGAGAACTTGGACGGATCCAGCAGCACGCTGTAGTCGCGCAGCAGGCGGCCATTGGGCCACATCACCTGCACCAGGAACTTCACCATCGGCTCGGACAGCGGCTTGCTCGACGTCACGCGCAGCACGCTCTTGCCGCTGGCGTTGAGCACCGGGGTGAAGGTCAGGTCGTTGAGGAAGACCTGGCGGTCGACACCGGCCTTGGCGAAGTCTTCGGGCGAGGCCAGGCTCGGCACCACTTCGGCGGCGGTGAGATCCTTGACGTCGAGCAGCTCGATCTCCGCCACCAGCGGCTGGTTCAGGGTCGACTTCAGGGTCAGCTCCCCGAGCCCGAGGGCATGCGCCATACCGGATGACAGCGCCGAGGCGGCCGCTATTGCTAACACCAGTTTGCGAACTTGAACCATAGCCTCTTCCTTTGTCTGAACATTCCTCGGCCAGCGAGAAGTCTTGAATACCGCTGCCGCAAGGCATTGCGCGCGACGACGGAAACGGGCCGCGCGCGATCATTTCTTTGATGCCCCGGAAAGTCCCGGAGAGTGACTCGTTGCCAAGCGCTCCGGCCAAGCATAGCGCTCGGCTAGATTCAGTCGACAAATTGTTGCCAAGTATCTTTTACAGCAGGCCTTTTATCAACAATTCGGCGACCTGCACCGCGTTGAGGGCCGCGCCTTTGCGCACGTTATCTGACGTCAGCCACAGATTTAGTTCCGCCGGCTCGTCGACACCGCCGCGCACCCGCCCGACATAGACCACATCCTGCCCCACCGCGTCACCGACCGCCGTCGGATAATCGCCGGCTTCGACCAGCTCAATGCCGGGCGCGCGCTCAAGCGCGGCGTTGACCTTTTTCAGGTCGACCGCGTCCGCTGACCGCAAGGTCACGCTAAAGCTATCGCCAAAAAACACCGGGGCTTGAATGCAAGTCGCGGAAATCTTCACGGAAGGGTTGGCCAGCACCTGACGCAGCTCGCGCACCAGGCGTTTTTCCAGGGAGGTGTGGCCGTCGGCGTCCGGTGCGCCGACCTGGGCCAGCAGGTTGAAGGCAATCTGACGGTCGAAGAACGACGGCTCCAGAGGGCGCATGTTCAGCAGCTCGGCGGTCTGGCGCGCCAGCTCGGTGACGGCTTCGCGCCCCAGGGCGGATACCGCCAGGCTGGCGGTGACGTGCACGGACTGCAGGTCGAGCAGACCGCGCAACGGCGCCAGCGCCACCGCCAGCGTCGTGGCCGACGGGCTCGGGCTGCCGACCTGGAACGGCGCCTTCAGGCCGTCCAGCACGCCGGCGTTGGCTTCCGGCACCACCTGCGGCGCCCGCTCGGCCGGCAAGGCGCCGGACAGGTCGATCAGCGAGCAGCCGGCGGCATGGGCGCGGTCGGCGAAGCTCAGGGTGACGGCAGGGCCGGCGGCGAAGAACGCCAGTTTGACCTTGCTGAAGTCGTACGCATCGACTTCCCGCACCCGCACGTTCTTGCCGCGAAAAGGCACCGAACTGCCGGCGGATTCGCTGCTGGCCAGCAGGTGCAGGTTGCCGACCGGGAAGTCGCGCTCCTCGAGAATCTGCACAAGGGTTTCGCCGACGGTACCGGTGGCGCCGATCACGGCAATATCGATGGGCTGGCTCATGGTGCGACCTCAGGCAGAACGGGGGGGAGCGGCACTTTACCGGGTGGCCGGCACGCAGGCAATTTCTGCCGAAGCCCAGCCATGCCGGCGACCGCCCCGCCCTCCCCGAAGGCCTCGCATCACGGCATCAGGATGACCTTGTCCCCACTGCCCTGATTCACCTCGGCGTAACGGGCCAGCCCCTGCTCCAGCGGCGCTTCCACCAGCCCCTGCGGCAACGGCAGCAAGCCTTCGTCGAAGTAGCGGCCGAATTGCTCGAGCATCGCCGCGCAGGCCTGCACGCCGTACAGCAACGAGTTGATCCCGACCACCGAGCCGCCCTTGCGGTACAGGGCCAACGCCGGCAGTTGCACATGCCCGTCCACCGGTGCGGCGATGATCGCGATCCGCCCGAACGTCGCCAGCGCCGCCACCGAGGCCGGCAGCCAGAATCCGGTGGTGTCGAAAATCACATCGGCCCCGCCGCGGTACACCGCATTGACCTGAGCGCCCAGCGCCTGCGGCGTGTCCAGCAGGATCGTCCGGTAGCCTTGGGCCTGCAAAGCCTCTACCTGCTCTGGCCGGCGCGCCGCCGCCAGCACCTGGGCTCCGCGCACCTTGGCCAGGGCCAGCGCCGCCGTGGCCACCGCCCCGCCGCCGATCACCAGCAGCCGCGTTTCGGCGCTCACCAGGCTGCGTTCCAATGCGTCCCACGCCGTGGTGTACGGCACGCCGAGGCTGGCGGCCTGGGTAAAGCTCAGGTGCGAAGGCTTATGCGCCACACCGTTGGCCGGCAGCTTGACGAATTGCGCATGGGAGCCGTCGGCGAAGAAGCCCAGCTCACGGCCCGTGCCCCACACTTCCCGGCCGATCAGCGCCGACGGCCCTTCGACCACCACCCCGGCGAAATCCCGGCCGGGAATGCGCGGCAGCGTGGTGTAGGGAAAACGCCCGAGCACGTTCTTCACGTCGCTGGGGTTCAGGCCCGCCGCCTTGATCTGCACCAGCACCTCATCGGCGCCCGGCACCGGGGTCGGCACCTCGACGAAGCGCAGGGAAGCCAAATCGCCCGTTTGATCGAACTGCAATGCTTTCATGGGTACATCCACCGATTGGAAAAAAAGGGATTCAGGACAGCCAGCCGGCCACCAGTTGCCGGCCCATCGGCCACAACTGCTCACCGGCCAGCATGCCGAGCAGACCGACCAGGGCAATCGTCGGCGGCGCCGGGGAGCGGACATCCAGCGCACCGTACAGCAGGCCGACGCCCAGGCCGACCGCCAGGGAAATCAGGTAATTCATGGGACAGCTCCGCCTGAGGAAGGGAATGGGCAGAGTCTAGGGAAAGGCGTGCGGCGGCATCGGCCAAGGACTTCCGAATTTCGGCCAATCCTTCGGCGCCCTCAATGGCGCCATCGCCAGCCGCCTATTCACTTTCGGTCAAAGGTCCGGATCCGGCGCGACCACTGTGGGAGCGGGCCTGTTCGCGATCGCGTCGGAACATCCGGCACAGGCTTCGACTGAAAGACCGCCATCGCGAGCAGGCTCGCTCCCACAAGGGACCGCGATCAACCGGAGCCCGTGCCCGCACCGTACTGCGAAGGCGCCACGCCCAGCTCGCGGCGGAACATGTCACTGAAGCTGCTCGGCGAATACCCCAGCTCCCGGGCGATGGCGCTCACCGGCACGCCCTGGATCAGCTCCGCCGCCGCGGTCGCCAGTTGCACCTGCCGCCGCCATTCGGCGAAGCCCATGCCCAGGCCGTCCTTGAACAGCCTCGCCAGGGTGCGCACGCTGGCCCCGGCGTTCTCCGCGTGCCGCTCGAACGGGATGTCCAGCGAAGGCGCGGCCATGACCGCCTGGCACAGGTTCATCAGGCGCCGGTCGGAATCGTCCGGCAGCGGGATCTTCAGTTGCGAGCGCCGGGCGCGCTTGAGCTCCAGCAGGGCCAGGCCGACCAGCGCGTCGTAATAGGCCGGATCGCCGCTGTCACCCTCCTCCACCAGCCCGACGATCAGCTCGCGCAGCAGACCGCCGACCTCGATCACCTGCACCGTGGCGTCGAGCGTCGCGGCCAGCGCCGGGCGCAGGTAGATGTTGCGCATCTGCAGGTCCGACACCACGCGGATCCCGTGGGGCACCCCCGGCGGCAGCCATACCGCCCGCTGCGGCGGAACCACCAGCGCCTCGTGGGGCGTCTCGACCCACATCACCCCGCTCATGGCATACAGCAGTTGGCCCCAGACATGCTCATGGGGCTCGATGAACAGCCCGCGCGGATAGGTGCGCGCCAGCGGCTGCACCGGCACATCGGTATCGCTCAGGTCAGGGGGCGCGGCAAGGGCCATGGCGGACGGTCATCGGTTTGGAGGAAAGCGCATGGTAACCAGTCGCCGATCCGCCCGCCAACGCGCCGCCGGACCATCCGAGTGAATTTTCCCGGCGCGCCGCGATCCCTCTATAACAACAGGGAGGAACCGGGGCTTTATGAACAACGCAAAACTGTTTGTCATCGAATACACCCTTCACGGCGCGCCGAAGTCGTTCATCATCCGTTCGGAGAAAATGGACAACGTCGAGGCCTGGCACTGGGCGAGCTGCGACGCTGGCGTCGGCCGGATCCCGCGCTTCGGCCGGGAAAAGGTGCAGAAGACCAGCAAGCCGACGGCGGAGAAATTCGGCGTGGAGAACGTCACCTGGCGACCGGCAAGCTAAGCTTGTCCGGTCACCGGCAGACACGGGGGATAGCCGCCATGACATCGATCAGCAGCCTGGCGCGGCTCGACTACGGG from Pseudomonas ekonensis encodes the following:
- the accD gene encoding acetyl-CoA carboxylase, carboxyltransferase subunit beta, whose translation is MSNWLVDKLIPSIMRSEVKKSSVPEGLWHKCPSCEAVLYRPELEKTLDVCPKCNHHMRIGARARIDIFLDAEGRSELGADLEPVDRLKFRDGKKYKDRLTAAQKQTGEKDALISMSGTLLGMPVVVSAFEFNFMGGSMGAIVGERFVRAANYALENRCPMICFAASGGARMQEALISLMQMAKTSAVLARLREEGIPFISVLTDPVYGGVSASLAMLGDVIVGEPKALIGFAGPRVIEQTVREKLPEGFQRSEFLLEHGAIDMIVDRRKLRPRLGNLLAQLTGQPTPTYVAAPVEPIVVPPVPANV
- a CDS encoding phosphoribosylanthranilate isomerase, with product MSAVRSKICGITRLEDALAAVEAGADAIGFVFYAKSPRAVTVQQARAIIRALPPFVTTVGLFVNASRCELGEILDAVPLDLLQFHGDETAAECEGWHRPYIKALRVKAGDDIAAACDAYPSASGVLLDTYVEGVPGGTGEAFDWSLIPQGLSKPLILAGGLTPDNVADAVARVRPYAVDVSGGVEASKGIKDHARIRAFINAARGNAAPM
- the truA gene encoding tRNA pseudouridine(38-40) synthase TruA, producing the protein MAPEGFFRIALGVEYKGSRYRGWQRQATGVPSVQEELEKALSKVADSPVAIQCAGRTDAGVHACGQVVHFDTQAVRSLKAWVMGANINLPHDISVSWAQVMPAHFHARFKAVARRYRYVIYNDQIRPAHLNEEITWNHRPLDVERMAQAAQCLVGTHDFSAFRAGQCQAKSPVKKLHHLRVTRHGKMIVIDIRASAFLHHMVRNIAGVLMTIGAGERPVEWMKEVLESRERRSGGVTAHPFGLYLVQVEYHDEFPLPERFIGPHFLTGFAELDG
- a CDS encoding FimV/HubP family polar landmark protein: MVQVRKLVLAIAAASALSSGMAHALGLGELTLKSTLNQPLVAEIELLDVKDLTAAEVVPSLASPEDFAKAGVDRQVFLNDLTFTPVLNASGKSVLRVTSSKPLSEPMVKFLVQVMWPNGRLLRDYSVLLDPSKFSPQTADAAQQAPVQTITAPTTGATHPAQYTTTPRDTLWEIAAKARNGGSVQQTMLAIQALNPDAFIDGNINRLKTGQVLRLPDSVQSTALPQSKAIAEVAAQNTAWRQGRRYVAKPGSGQQQLDATKRGRSNAGAAPNPKDNLSLVSAESGKARGKGPAGDAKALSNKLAVTQESLDTTRRDNAELKSRMADLQSQLDKLQRLIELKNNQLAKMQAEGAAPAAAPEAAPAPAPVPAITAELATTPPVAPAQIAPAAPAPEAAAPAPAEPVVEPKPAADDDKAFNELLTNPILLGLAGGGAIVLLLLLLLLARRRKAQQEAEKHLRMARALEEQSFEPELDLPESSFEGLETPAASVKLNPAPAPAPAPTPAPAPAVEPVVVAQPIAAPLVAPAAERTDDVLAKAQSHIDGGRLNQAAALLEEGVSLEPQRSDLRLKLMEVYGRQGDRDMFVGQERQLVANGENFAKVEELKKRFPAMAVVAATGLAAAAMAAELDAEYVKELLLDEPQAPAETDNELDSAFDLSLDDLDNIKPVEPAAVVEPEPAALVEPEAPVELDEFPADDDLSFESVLQQQTEIKENLDDLPEFDLDLDLGAEASPATLAEDDFLLDLDDGAKDLPPVEAPAVAQAPIDELDLPADFDLSLADEMDATPAEPDAFSAELDDVNAELDRLSQSLGEPSFSEADAAMGGDLGELGEDDFDFLSGTDEAATKLDLAQAYIDMGDNDGARDILNEVLSEGDDKQKNEAREMLSHLA
- a CDS encoding aspartate-semialdehyde dehydrogenase; translation: MSQPIDIAVIGATGTVGETLVQILEERDFPVGNLHLLASSESAGSSVPFRGKNVRVREVDAYDFSKVKLAFFAAGPAVTLSFADRAHAAGCSLIDLSGALPAERAPQVVPEANAGVLDGLKAPFQVGSPSPSATTLAVALAPLRGLLDLQSVHVTASLAVSALGREAVTELARQTAELLNMRPLEPSFFDRQIAFNLLAQVGAPDADGHTSLEKRLVRELRQVLANPSVKISATCIQAPVFFGDSFSVTLRSADAVDLKKVNAALERAPGIELVEAGDYPTAVGDAVGQDVVYVGRVRGGVDEPAELNLWLTSDNVRKGAALNAVQVAELLIKGLL
- a CDS encoding quinone oxidoreductase family protein, translated to MKALQFDQTGDLASLRFVEVPTPVPGADEVLVQIKAAGLNPSDVKNVLGRFPYTTLPRIPGRDFAGVVVEGPSALIGREVWGTGRELGFFADGSHAQFVKLPANGVAHKPSHLSFTQAASLGVPYTTAWDALERSLVSAETRLLVIGGGAVATAALALAKVRGAQVLAAARRPEQVEALQAQGYRTILLDTPQALGAQVNAVYRGGADVIFDTTGFWLPASVAALATFGRIAIIAAPVDGHVQLPALALYRKGGSVVGINSLLYGVQACAAMLEQFGRYFDEGLLPLPQGLVEAPLEQGLARYAEVNQGSGDKVILMP
- a CDS encoding DUF1427 family protein, translated to MNYLISLAVGLGVGLLYGALDVRSPAPPTIALVGLLGMLAGEQLWPMGRQLVAGWLS
- a CDS encoding AraC family transcriptional regulator — encoded protein: MALAAPPDLSDTDVPVQPLARTYPRGLFIEPHEHVWGQLLYAMSGVMWVETPHEALVVPPQRAVWLPPGVPHGIRVVSDLQMRNIYLRPALAATLDATVQVIEVGGLLRELIVGLVEEGDSGDPAYYDALVGLALLELKRARRSQLKIPLPDDSDRRLMNLCQAVMAAPSLDIPFERHAENAGASVRTLARLFKDGLGMGFAEWRRQVQLATAAAELIQGVPVSAIARELGYSPSSFSDMFRRELGVAPSQYGAGTGSG
- a CDS encoding DUF6555 family protein translates to MNNAKLFVIEYTLHGAPKSFIIRSEKMDNVEAWHWASCDAGVGRIPRFGREKVQKTSKPTAEKFGVENVTWRPAS